One genomic window of Dama dama isolate Ldn47 chromosome 7, ASM3311817v1, whole genome shotgun sequence includes the following:
- the AARS2 gene encoding alanine--tRNA ligase, mitochondrial isoform X1, translated as MAASVAAAAGRLRRAIRRLPSWRGLRALSSEASPTQAAAVRDAFLSFFRDRHGHRLVPSASVRPRGDPSLLFVNAGMNQFKPIFLGTVDPRSEMAGFRRVANSQKCVRAGGRHSDLEDVGRDLSHHTFFEMLGNWAFGGEYFKEEACSMAWELLTQVYGIPEDRLWVSYFGGDPKAGLGPDLESRDIWLNLGVPASRVLSFGPEENFWEMGDTGPCGPCTEIHYDLAGGAGAPHLVELWNLVFMQHNREADGSLQPLPQRHVDTGMGLERLVAVLQGRRSTYDTDLFSPLLDAIHQGCGAPPYSGRVGAADEGRTDTAYRVVADHIRTLSVCIADGVSPGMSGAPLVLRRILRRAVRFSTEVLRAPPGFLGSLVPAVVETLGDAYPELRRSSAQIASLVSEDEAAFLASLQRGRRVIERTLKRLGPSDVFPAEVAWSLSLSGNLGLPLDLVELMLEEKGVPLDTAGLERLAQEEAQHRALQAEPVEEQGLRLDVHALGELQRRGVPPTDDSPKYSYSLRPGGGYEFGTCEAQVLQLYTEDGTAVASVGDGQRCGLLLDKTNFYAEQGGQASDRGYLVLVGQQDVLFPVARAQVCGGFILHEVAAPECLKVGDQVQLHVDEAWRLSCMEKHTAIHLLSWALRQALGPGTEQRGSHLNPERLRFDVATQAPLTPEQLRTVEGTVQKAVGRDEAVYMEEVALARTAHVPGLRSLDEVYPDPVRVVSVGVPVAHALDPASQAALQTSVELCCGTHLLRTGAIGDLVIVGERQLVKGITRLLAVTGEQAQQAREVGQSLAQEVEAAAARLSQGSRDVAEAHRLSKDIGRLTDAVDTATMPQWQRRELQATLKALQRRANTAIRKLEMGQAAQKTQELLQRHTEGPLIVDTVSAESLSVLVKVVRQLCKQAPSTSVLLLSPQPLGQVLCACQVAQSATPAFTAEAWALAVCSHMGGKAWGSRVVAQGTGSTADLEAALSTARAYALSQL; from the exons ATGGCGGCGTCGGTGGCAGCCGCTGCTGGACGACTTCGGCGGGCCATTCGAAGGTTGCCCTCATGGCGGGGCCTTCGGGCGCTCTCATCGGAGGCCTCTCCAACCCAGGCCGCGGCCGTACGGGACGCCTTCCTGAGCTTCTTTCGGGACCGCCATGGCCACCGCTTGGTGCCCTCCGCCTCCGTGAGGCCCCGCGGCGACCCCAGTTTGCTTTTCGTCAATGCAGGCATGAACCAG TTCAAGCCAATCTTCCTGGGCACTGTGGATCCACGAAGTGAGATGGCAGGCTTCCGACGGGTAGCCAACAGCCAGAAATGTGTGAGGGCTGGAGGACGCCACAGCGACCTGGAGGATGTGGGCCGAGACCTTTCCCATCATACCTTCTTTGAGATGCTCGGCAATTGGGCCTTTGGGGGTGAATATTTTAAG GAGGAAGCTTGCAGCATGGCCTGGGAGCTGCTGACTCAGGTCTATGGGATCCCTGAGGACCGGCTCTGGGTCTCCTACTTTGGTGGTGACCCCAAGGCTGGGCTGGGCCCAGACCTGGAGAGCAGGGACATCTGGCTCAACTTAGG GGTGCCTGCCAGCCGCGTGCTCTCCTTTGGGCCCGAGGAGAACTTCTGGGAGATGGGGGATACTGGGCCTTGTGGGCCCTGTACTGAGATACACTATGACCTGGCTGGTGGGGCAGGGGCCCCCCACCTGGTGGAGCTTTGGAATCTGGTCTTCATGCAACATAACAG AGAGGCAGACGGAAGCCTGCAGCCCCTGCCCCAGCGGCACGTGGACACGGGAATGGGCCTGGAAAGGCTGGTAGCCGTGCTGCAAGGCAGGCGCTCCACCTACGACACCGATCTCTTTTCCCCGCTTCTCGACGCCATACACCAG GGTTGCGGGGCACCCCCTTACTCGGGCCGTGTTGGGGCAGCAGATGAGGGGCGCACAGACACAGCATACCGCGTGGTGGCTGATCACATCCGCACACTCAGTGTCTGCATCGCCGACGGCGTCTCCCCTGGGATGTCTGGCGCCCC GCTGGTACTTCGTCGGATCCTCCGTCGAGCCGTGCGGTTCTCTACTGAGGTGTTGCGGGCACCACCTGGCTTCCTGGGCAGCCTGGTGCCTGCAGTGGTGGAGACGCTG GGAGATGCTTACCCAGAATTGCGGAGGAGCTCAGCCCAG ATAGCCAGCCTGGTGTCGGAGGATGAGgcggccttcctggcctccctgcAGCGTGGTCGGCGGGTCATTGAGCGGACCCTGAAGCGCCTGGGGCCTTCCGACGTATTCCCAG CCGAAGTGGCCTGGTCCTTGTCCCTGtctgggaacctggggctcccccTGGACCTGGTGGAGCTgatgctggaggagaagggggtgccaCTGGACACTGCTGGACTGGAGCGGCTGGCCCAGGAGGAGGCCCAG CACCGGGCACTGCAGGCCGAGCCGGTTGAGGAGCAGGGGCTGCGGCTCGACGTCCACGCCCTGGGGGAGCTGCAGCGCCGCGGGGTGCCCCCCACTGATGACAGCCCCAAGTACAGCTACTCCCTGCGACCGGGCGGCGGTTACG AGTTCGGCACCTGTGAGGCCCAGGTGCTCCAGCTGTATACAGAGGATGGGACAGCTGTGGCCTCCGTGGGGGACGGCCAGCGCTGCGGCCTCCTCTTGGACAAAACCAACTTCTATGCTGAACAGGGAGGCCAGGCTTCTGACCGAGGCTACCTGGTGCTGGTGGGCCAGCAG GACGTACTCTTCCCAGTGGCCCGGGCCCAGGTCTGCGGAGGCTTCATCCTGCATGAGGTGGCGGCCCCTGAGTGCCTCAAGGTGGGGGACCAGGTGCAGCTGCACGTGGATGAG GCCTGGCGTCTGAGCTGCATGGAGAAGCACACGGCCATCCACCTGCTCAGCTGGGCGCTGCGGCAGGCCCTGGGCCCCGGCACAGAGCAGCGAGGCTCCCATCTCAATCCCGAACGGCTGCGCTTCGACGTGGCCACGCAG GCCCCTTTGACCCCAGAGCAGCTCCGGACAGTGGAGGGCACTGTGCAGAAGGCCGTGGGGCGGGATGAGGCCGTGTACATGGAGGAGGTGGCTCTGGCACGCACTGCCCACGTCCCTGGCCTGCGCTCCCTGGATGAG GTGTACCCAGACCCTGTGAGGGTGGTATCCGTGGGGGTGCCCGTAGCCCATGCGCTGGACCCAGCCTCCCAGGCTGCGCTGCAGACCTCCGTGGAGCTGTGCTGTGGGAC GCACCTGCTTCGCACGGGGGCCATAGGAGACCTGGTCATCGTCGGGGAGCGCCAGCTCGTCAAGGGCATCACCCGCCTGCTGGCCGTCACTGGGGAGCAGGCCCAGCAG GCCCGGGAGGTGGGCCAGAGCTTGGCCCAGGAGGTGGAAGCAGCCGCAGCTCGGCTGAGTCAGGGCAGCCGGGATGTGGCGGAAGCGCATCGGCTGTCCAAGGACATCGGGCGACTCACCGAT GCTGTGGACACCGCCACGATGCCCCAGTGGCAACGGCGGGAGCTTCAGGCCACACTGAAGGCGCTGCAGCGGCGTGCCAACACTGCCATCCGGAAACTGGAAATGGGGCAG GCTGCACAGAAAACCCAGGAGCTGCTCCAGCGGCACACGGAGGGGCCCCTGATTGTGGACACAGTTTCCGCGGAGTCCCTCTCA GTGCTGGTGAAGGTGGTCCGGCAGCTGTGTAAGCAGGCACCGAGCACATCCGTGCTGCTCCTCAGCCCCCAGCCTCTGGGACAGGTGCTGTGTGCCTGTCAGGTGGCCCAG AGTGCCACGCCGGCCTTCACGGCAGAGGCCTGGGCGCTGGCCGTGTGCAGCCACATGGGGGGCAAAGCCTGGGGCTCTCGAGTGGTGGCCCAGGGCACTGGAAGCACTGCTGACCTGGAAGCTGCCCTCAGCACAGCCCGAGCCTATGCCCTCAGCCAGCTCTGA
- the AARS2 gene encoding alanine--tRNA ligase, mitochondrial isoform X2 — MAASVAAAAGRLRRAIRRLPSWRGLRALSSEASPTQAAAVRDAFLSFFRDRHGHRLVPSASVRPRGDPSLLFVNAGMNQFKPIFLGTVDPRSEMAGFRRVANSQKCVRAGGRHSDLEDVGRDLSHHTFFEMLGNWAFGGEYFKEEACSMAWELLTQVYGIPEDRLWVSYFGGDPKAGLGPDLESRDIWLNLGVPASRVLSFGPEENFWEMGDTGPCGPCTEIHYDLAGGAGAPHLVELWNLVFMQHNREADGSLQPLPQRHVDTGMGLERLVAVLQGRRSTYDTDLFSPLLDAIHQGCGAPPYSGRVGAADEGRTDTAYRVVADHIRTLSVCIADGVSPGMSGAPLVLRRILRRAVRFSTEVLRAPPGFLGSLVPAVVETLGDAYPELRRSSAQIASLVSEDEAAFLASLQRGRRVIERTLKRLGPSDVFPAEVAWSLSLSGNLGLPLDLVELMLEEKGVPLDTAGLERLAQEEAQHRALQAEPVEEQGLRLDVHALGELQRRGVPPTDDSPKYSYSLRPGGGYEFGTCEAQVLQLYTEDGTAVASVGDGQRCGLLLDKTNFYAEQGGQASDRGYLVLVGQQDVLFPVARAQVCGGFILHEVAAPECLKVGDQVQLHVDEAWRLSCMEKHTAIHLLSWALRQALGPGTEQRGSHLNPERLRFDVATQAPLTPEQLRTVEGTVQKAVGRDEAVYMEEVALARTAHVPGLRSLDEVYPDPVRVVSVGVPVAHALDPASQAALQTSVELCCGTHLLRTGAIGDLVIVGERQLVKGITRLLAVTGEQAQQAREVGQSLAQEVEAAAARLSQGSRDVAEAHRLSKDIGRLTDAVDTATMPQWQRRELQATLKALQRRANTAIRKLEMGQAAQKTQELLQRHTEGPLIVDTVSAESLSVLVKVVRQLCKQAPSTSVLLLSPQPLGQVLCACQVAQLPTPTMCPAQEKALLTVTPLSREQ; from the exons ATGGCGGCGTCGGTGGCAGCCGCTGCTGGACGACTTCGGCGGGCCATTCGAAGGTTGCCCTCATGGCGGGGCCTTCGGGCGCTCTCATCGGAGGCCTCTCCAACCCAGGCCGCGGCCGTACGGGACGCCTTCCTGAGCTTCTTTCGGGACCGCCATGGCCACCGCTTGGTGCCCTCCGCCTCCGTGAGGCCCCGCGGCGACCCCAGTTTGCTTTTCGTCAATGCAGGCATGAACCAG TTCAAGCCAATCTTCCTGGGCACTGTGGATCCACGAAGTGAGATGGCAGGCTTCCGACGGGTAGCCAACAGCCAGAAATGTGTGAGGGCTGGAGGACGCCACAGCGACCTGGAGGATGTGGGCCGAGACCTTTCCCATCATACCTTCTTTGAGATGCTCGGCAATTGGGCCTTTGGGGGTGAATATTTTAAG GAGGAAGCTTGCAGCATGGCCTGGGAGCTGCTGACTCAGGTCTATGGGATCCCTGAGGACCGGCTCTGGGTCTCCTACTTTGGTGGTGACCCCAAGGCTGGGCTGGGCCCAGACCTGGAGAGCAGGGACATCTGGCTCAACTTAGG GGTGCCTGCCAGCCGCGTGCTCTCCTTTGGGCCCGAGGAGAACTTCTGGGAGATGGGGGATACTGGGCCTTGTGGGCCCTGTACTGAGATACACTATGACCTGGCTGGTGGGGCAGGGGCCCCCCACCTGGTGGAGCTTTGGAATCTGGTCTTCATGCAACATAACAG AGAGGCAGACGGAAGCCTGCAGCCCCTGCCCCAGCGGCACGTGGACACGGGAATGGGCCTGGAAAGGCTGGTAGCCGTGCTGCAAGGCAGGCGCTCCACCTACGACACCGATCTCTTTTCCCCGCTTCTCGACGCCATACACCAG GGTTGCGGGGCACCCCCTTACTCGGGCCGTGTTGGGGCAGCAGATGAGGGGCGCACAGACACAGCATACCGCGTGGTGGCTGATCACATCCGCACACTCAGTGTCTGCATCGCCGACGGCGTCTCCCCTGGGATGTCTGGCGCCCC GCTGGTACTTCGTCGGATCCTCCGTCGAGCCGTGCGGTTCTCTACTGAGGTGTTGCGGGCACCACCTGGCTTCCTGGGCAGCCTGGTGCCTGCAGTGGTGGAGACGCTG GGAGATGCTTACCCAGAATTGCGGAGGAGCTCAGCCCAG ATAGCCAGCCTGGTGTCGGAGGATGAGgcggccttcctggcctccctgcAGCGTGGTCGGCGGGTCATTGAGCGGACCCTGAAGCGCCTGGGGCCTTCCGACGTATTCCCAG CCGAAGTGGCCTGGTCCTTGTCCCTGtctgggaacctggggctcccccTGGACCTGGTGGAGCTgatgctggaggagaagggggtgccaCTGGACACTGCTGGACTGGAGCGGCTGGCCCAGGAGGAGGCCCAG CACCGGGCACTGCAGGCCGAGCCGGTTGAGGAGCAGGGGCTGCGGCTCGACGTCCACGCCCTGGGGGAGCTGCAGCGCCGCGGGGTGCCCCCCACTGATGACAGCCCCAAGTACAGCTACTCCCTGCGACCGGGCGGCGGTTACG AGTTCGGCACCTGTGAGGCCCAGGTGCTCCAGCTGTATACAGAGGATGGGACAGCTGTGGCCTCCGTGGGGGACGGCCAGCGCTGCGGCCTCCTCTTGGACAAAACCAACTTCTATGCTGAACAGGGAGGCCAGGCTTCTGACCGAGGCTACCTGGTGCTGGTGGGCCAGCAG GACGTACTCTTCCCAGTGGCCCGGGCCCAGGTCTGCGGAGGCTTCATCCTGCATGAGGTGGCGGCCCCTGAGTGCCTCAAGGTGGGGGACCAGGTGCAGCTGCACGTGGATGAG GCCTGGCGTCTGAGCTGCATGGAGAAGCACACGGCCATCCACCTGCTCAGCTGGGCGCTGCGGCAGGCCCTGGGCCCCGGCACAGAGCAGCGAGGCTCCCATCTCAATCCCGAACGGCTGCGCTTCGACGTGGCCACGCAG GCCCCTTTGACCCCAGAGCAGCTCCGGACAGTGGAGGGCACTGTGCAGAAGGCCGTGGGGCGGGATGAGGCCGTGTACATGGAGGAGGTGGCTCTGGCACGCACTGCCCACGTCCCTGGCCTGCGCTCCCTGGATGAG GTGTACCCAGACCCTGTGAGGGTGGTATCCGTGGGGGTGCCCGTAGCCCATGCGCTGGACCCAGCCTCCCAGGCTGCGCTGCAGACCTCCGTGGAGCTGTGCTGTGGGAC GCACCTGCTTCGCACGGGGGCCATAGGAGACCTGGTCATCGTCGGGGAGCGCCAGCTCGTCAAGGGCATCACCCGCCTGCTGGCCGTCACTGGGGAGCAGGCCCAGCAG GCCCGGGAGGTGGGCCAGAGCTTGGCCCAGGAGGTGGAAGCAGCCGCAGCTCGGCTGAGTCAGGGCAGCCGGGATGTGGCGGAAGCGCATCGGCTGTCCAAGGACATCGGGCGACTCACCGAT GCTGTGGACACCGCCACGATGCCCCAGTGGCAACGGCGGGAGCTTCAGGCCACACTGAAGGCGCTGCAGCGGCGTGCCAACACTGCCATCCGGAAACTGGAAATGGGGCAG GCTGCACAGAAAACCCAGGAGCTGCTCCAGCGGCACACGGAGGGGCCCCTGATTGTGGACACAGTTTCCGCGGAGTCCCTCTCA GTGCTGGTGAAGGTGGTCCGGCAGCTGTGTAAGCAGGCACCGAGCACATCCGTGCTGCTCCTCAGCCCCCAGCCTCTGGGACAGGTGCTGTGTGCCTGTCAGGTGGCCCAG TTACCCACGCCCACCATGTGCCCGGCTCAGGAGAAGGCTCTGCTCACTGTGACTCCACTCTCCAGGGAACAGTGA